In Aspergillus oryzae RIB40 DNA, chromosome 6, one genomic interval encodes:
- a CDS encoding indoleamine 2,3-dioxygenase family protein (predicted protein) yields the protein MTQTKVPPTSSTTVKRFPHIHDDPATLPKSLDPFTITTSTGFLPFIMSPTKLPDAFKPLESLLERLPVEKLDGTPGLLATYELGPAVQELPDLTAEVDKLVTADGSPDLYAVTAVFRDYSFLASSYLLEPCWENWSKNPDKGYGLGRDVLPRAVACPMYRCAQLLDIPPFMSYAAAYSLFNYTLADPKKGLVYDNLRLVRAFEHGLNPKSSEAGFILTHIDMVKDSNGLISGALKVVDTIEQGGSRAEVNDGFREILSSMEKIEACMEDMWANSKPSEYLSFRVFIFGITNQSMFPNGVIYDGVLDNKPLNFRGESGANDSMIPLLDHLCQIPMPSTPLTKILHEFRAYRPLPHREFLAYMNSKAAEVGVRDFVVKDTETVILFLKTLNHVRSFRWRHWLFAREYIIRRTPHPTATGGSPIVTWLPNQLSAVMDMMISIYDTYLGPQKEPEYSANGLTGYDASFQKQVEPMMEMVRDQKDKLAKEVEKWCQERGNGF from the exons ATGACACAAACCAAGGTCcctccaacctcttccaCTACCGTGAAGCGTTTTCCTCATATCCATGATGACCCGGCAACCTTGCCTAAGTCCTTGGACCCCTTCACtatcaccacctccaccggcttcttgcccttcattATGTCCCCTACCAAGCTGCCTGATGCCTTCAAACCTTTGGAGTCCTTGCTTGAACGTCTTCCTGTGGAGAAGCTTGATGGTACCCCTGGTCTTCTGGCTACCTATGAACTGGGTCCTGCCGTCCAGGAGCTTCCTGACCTCACCGCCGAAGTTGACAAGCTTGTCACTGCTGATGGCTCCCCAGACCTCTATGCTGTCACTGCCGTTTTCCGTGATTActccttcttggcttcgTCTTACCTGCTTGAGCCATGCTGGGAGAACTGGAGCAAAAACCCTGACAAGGGGTATGGCCTGGGACGTGACGTGCTTCCTAGGGCTGTGGCTTGCCCTATGTATCGTTGTGCTCAACT GTTGGACATCCCCCCTTTCATGTCCTATGCTGCCGCATACTCTCTCTTCAACTATACCCTTGCCGATCCCAAGAAGGGTTTAGTATATGACAACCTCCGTCTTGTCCGGGCCTTTGAACATGGCCTTAACCCCAAGTCCTCCGAGGCCGGGTTCATCCTGACCCATATCGACATGGTCAAGGATTCCAATGGACTGATCAGCGGGGCCCTGAAGGTCGTCGACACCATTGAACAAGGCGGCTCCCGCGCCGAAGTCAACGACGGCTTCAGAGAGATTCTATCATCtatggagaagatcgaagcCTGCATGGAAG ACATGTGGGCCAACTCCAAGCCCAGCGAGTACCTCTCCTTCCgggtcttcatcttcggaatcaccaaccaatccatGTTTCCGAACGGCGTCATCTACGACGGCGTGCTCGACAACAAGCCCCTCAACTTCCGCGGCGAAAGCGGCGCCAACGACAGCATG ATCCCCCTCCTTGACCACCTCTGTCAGATCCCCATGCCGTCCACCCCACTCACCAAGATCCTGCACGAGTTCCGCGCCTACCGCCCCCTCCCTCACCGCGAGTTCCTCGCCTACATGAACTCCAAGGCCGCGGAGGTCGGCGTCCGCGACTTCGTGGTCAAGGACACCGAGACCGtcattctcttcctgaaGACCCTGAACCATGTGCGGAGCTTCCGCTGGCGTCATTGGTTGTTCGCCCGCGAGTATATCATTCGTCGTACGCCTCATCCCACTGCTACCGGTGGTAGCCCTATTGTTACG TGGCTTCCTAACCAGCTCTCGGCTGTTATGGATATGATGATCTCGATCTATGATACTTATCTTGGTCCGCAGAAGGAGCCGGAGTATTCGGCTAATGGCCTGACTGGGTATGatgcttctttccagaaaCAGGTTGAgccgatgatggagatggtgcgTGACCAGAAGGATAAGTTGGCCaaggaggttgagaagtGGTGTCAGGAGAGGGGGAACGGTTTCTGA
- a CDS encoding Leucine Rich Repeat domain protein (predicted protein) has protein sequence MFKGSRRMKTLIISRDMPVPQEYITKFLGSLPLLENIKIYKARTSPSSKVQWPSELPHLRSIILGTTEGSWLNGHTSALHIPRKQPDLPYSIANLEELCLNSDPDVFFPYPPSFNPIDFSRLLRLDLSGIYISDEFTLPPSLEYLRICGGAATEEFPFSNQRPVEFHKLKTLMFRDVPWVSNNTMLIFLVEAKAPLEVLHVDSCFRLRGTAFWHSLCQHANDLTELNVSHVIGINDNFSNQIVEKMHKLKVIYMSYTEITGISIKTFADARVSEGNVMRIERLHIKGCELVSPDAIAYGRAHGIEILT, from the exons ATGTTCAAAGGCTCCCGACGCATGAAAACGCTGATAATATCAAGGGATATGCCGGTACCGCAAGAGTATATTACCAAGTTCCTGGGAAGCTTGCCTCTCCttgagaatatcaaaatataCAAAGCCAGAACTTCACCTTCATCAAAGGTACAATGGCCCTCAGAGCTCCCACACCTACGGAGCATAATTCTCGGCACTACAGAGGGATCATGGTTAAACGGGCATACGTCTGCCCTACACATCCCTCGCAAACAA CCTGATCTTCCCTATTCCATTGCAAATCTTGAAGAGCTGTGCCTCAACTCAGATCCAGACGTCTTTTTCCCTTACCCTCCTTCTTTCAACCCAATAGACTTTTCGCGACTACTGCGACTGGACCTCAGCGGCATATACATCAGTGACGAATTTACTCTACCGCCTAGCCTTGAATACCTACGCATCTGCGGTGGTGCTGCAACTGAGGAATTCCCATTTTCTAACCAGCGTCCTGTCGAGTTTCACAAACTCAAGACCCTCATGTTCAGGGATGTGCCTTGGGTCTCGAATAACACCATGCTTATATTTCTCGTGGAAGCCAAAGCCCCACTTGAGGTACTTCATGTAGACAGCTGCTTCCGATTGCGCGGGACTGCTTTCTGGCACAGCCTATGCCAACATGCCAACGATTTAACAGAACTCAACGTCTCCCATGTTATCGGGATCAATGATAACTTCTCGAATCAGATTGTTGAGAAGATGCATAAATTGAAAGTCATTTACATGTCTTATACCGAGATTACCGGCATCTCCATCAAGACATTCGCCGATGCCCGAGTCTCTGAAGGCAATGTCATGAGAATCGAGCGGCTACATATAAAAGGGTGTGAGCTTGTCTCACCAGACGCAATTGCATATGGCCGGGCACACGGCATTGAGATACTCACTTGA
- a CDS encoding uncharacterized protein (predicted protein), translated as MEPHNLQAASTYINNVLLARGLLKSGRPIDFAQPENEEGGTGAAMARVINLVNDLVLRRDREAEHRENLATTIRTLRAEDAQKTLEIEKLKAKTSELTRSVALAEAQERAQKANVASADATVRQLKDQVQRMKTTIQQVRAQCANDIRKRDLEMQRLKSHLAERQRGKREGLGVTTININPAVDRSSKSKLLSGGDNVNDPGYSLKQETNDFLTELCQNLSDENDSLIMLARNTVQTLKDLQGLPQSEDNEEYSNGASVGIQKSSQGPVTTLPASCEELSNQMDRVLDHLRTLLTNPSFVPLEEVEVRDEEIGRLRESWEKMESRWKQAVTMMDGWHRRIADGGGSVQAEELRMGMRLDLSVDSAQDLAPADEEETQMQSPIYEDQEAEEEEDSVNKASQEGAELPPASVDTQLPVREEKSQKSTDRALKERSENVRPARLPRKVSFTPGFHGSPCEPSGGDDTLPIKAHQSETVTRRPSRRKPETKTSRQVPSQTSRLHEPKKSGLTKEHGPSSQTRMSVSQKLAAAESEARAAEQARKEGESRKRGRAVKGSKGSQDRRRSTLTNDELGELMGMTSR; from the exons ATGGAGCCGCATAATTTACAGGCGGCATCTACCTATATAAATAATGTTCTTCTCGCCCGGGGGCTACTGAAAAGTGGCAGACCGATCGATTTCGCTCAGCCGGAGAATGAGGAGGGTGGCACGGGGGCTGCGATGGCGAGAGTCATCAACTTGGTGAATGACTTGGTCCTAAGGAGAGAT CGCGAAGCCGAACACCGAGAGAACCTAGCGACTACGATTCGGACATTGCGGGCGGAGGATGCCCAGAAGACACTCGAGATT GAGAAACTCAAGGCGAAGACATCTGAATTGACCCGATCGGTCGCTTTGGCGGAAGCGCAAGAACGTGCCCAGAAAGCTAATGTAGCGAGTGCCGACGCTACGGTACGACAACTGAAAGATCAAGTCCAGCGTATGAAGACTACGATTCAGCAAGTTCGGGCTCAGTGTGCCAACGATATCCGCAAGCGTGACCTGGAGATGCAGAGATTGAAGTCTCACCTGGCTGAACGTCAGAGAGGAAAACGGGAGGGGCTAGGCGTGACAACCATAAACATAAACCCTGCAGTCGATCGATCTTCCAAATCCAAGCTATTGTCGGGTGGTGATAATGTCAATGATCCAGGCTACAGTCTGAAGCAGGAAACCAATGATTTTCTGACGGAGTTATGCCAAAACTTGAGCGACGAGAATGATAGTCTGATTATGCTTGCGCGGAACACCGTCCAGACTCTAAAAGACTTGCAAGGTTTGCCACAAAGCGAGGATAATGAAGAGTATTCGAACGGCGCAAGCGTAGGAATTCAGAAATCATCACAAGGCCCAGTTACTACACTTCCGGCGTCTTGTGAAGAGCTGTCCAACCAAATGGATAGGGTGCTTGACCATCTGAGAACACTCCTTACTAACCCCTCTTTTGTACCGctcgaagaagtcgaggtGCGCGATGAGGAAATTGGGAGGCTACGGGAAAGCtgggaaaagatggagagcaGATGGAAACAAGCTGTtaccatgatggatggatggcACAGACGAATCGCCGATGGTGGTGGCTCAGTGCAAGCGGAGGAGTTGCGAATGGGTATGAGGCTCGACCTTAGCGTAGACTCGGCTCAGGATCTTGCGCCagccgacgaggaggagacACAGATGCAGTCGCCAATCTACGAGGATCAGGAggctgaagaggaagaagactcCGTAAACAAAGCTTCTCAAGAGGGCGCTGAGCTACCTCCGGCTTCTGTTGACACTCAGCTACCGGTACGGGAGGAAAAGTCTCAGAAGAGCACTGATCGTGCGCTGAAGGAGCGGAGCGAGAATGTTCGGCCCGCGCGCTTGCCACGAAAGGTTTCTTTTACACCTGGTTTCCATGGATCACCTTGTGAACCTAGTGGTGGCGATGATACTCTGCCAATCAAAGCGCATCAGTCCGAGACAGTCACGCGCAGGCCGTCGAGGAGAAAACCGGAGACCAAGACGTCTCGCCAGGTACCCAGCCAGACTAGCAGACTGCATGAGCCGAAAAAGTCAGGTCTGACTAAAGAGCACGGCCCCAGTTCTCAAACTCGGATGAGTGTTTCGCAAAAGCTAGCCGCCGCCGAGAGTGAAGCTCGTGCTGCGGAACAGGCCCGCAAAGAAGGCGAGAGCCGTAAGAGAGGCCGCGCAGTGAAGGGTTCTAAAGGGAGCCAAGATCGGCGAAGAAGCACTCTCACTAATGACGAGCTGGGCGAGCTGATGGGGATGACATCCCGGTGA
- a CDS encoding NAD(P)-dependent alcohol dehydrogenase (alcohol dehydrogenase, class V) — protein MSSTTPDTFKGWVANNATSPLTFTTFHPKPFTETDIEVAISHCGICGTDIHTLRSGWGPADYPCVVGHEIIGTVTRIGSEVPTLASSPASREIRIGDRVGIGAQSMSCLKADCSECADGQENYCPRLTGTYNSRYADKSKAYGGFAMRWRGPAHFAFKIPGSLPSAEAAPLLCGGVTVFAPLRKYGAGPGKSVGIVGIGGLGHLGILFARALGCDRVVGISRTSSKRKDAIEGLGADAFIATDEEKKWGRMHSRSLDLIICTVDAPDMPLSQYLRLLKVDGTFVQVGAPEKPLPQLTAFSLIQKGVKVTGSNIGSPEDIRLMLQLAAEKRVLPWIQKRPMEDVNAALADMDAGKARYRYVLVNETEKQAKL, from the coding sequence ATGTCCTCAACAACCCCAGACACATTCAAGGGCTGGGTAGCCAACAACGCCACCAGCCCCCTAACATTCACGACCTTCCACCCCAAACCATTCACAGAAACCGACATCGAAGTCGCAATCTCCCACTGCGGGATCTGTGGGACAGACATCCACACCCTCCGCTCAGGCTGGGGCCCCGCAGACTACCCCTGCGTCGTCGGCCACGAGATCATCGGCACCGTGACCCGCATCGGCTCGGAAGTCCCAACGCTGGCATCATCCCCAGCCTCCCGGGAGATCCGCATCGGAGACCGGGTCGGAATCGGCGCGCAAAGCATGTCCTGCCTAAAAGCGGACTGCTCTGAATGCGCAGACGGACAGGAGAACTACTGTCCCCGACTCACGGGGACGTACAACTCGCGGTACGCTGACAAGAGCAAAGCATACGGGGGTTTCGCGATGCGCTGGCGCGGACCGGCGCATTTCGCGTTCAAGATCCCCGGTTCGCTGCCGTCGGCTGAGGCGGCGCCGTTGCTATGTGGTGGAGTTACTGTGTTTGCGCCGTTGAGGAAGTACGGCGCTGGGCCGGGGAAGTCGGTCGGGATTGTGGGCATCGGGGGACTGGGGCATTTGGGAATTTTGTTTGCGAGGGCGTTGGGGTGTGATCGGGTGGTGGGAATTTCGCGGACGTCGAGTAAACGGAAAGATGCGATTGAGGGGCTTGGGGCGGATGCGTTTATTGCGAccgatgaggagaagaagtgggggAGGATGCATTCGCGTTCCCTGGATCTTATTATTTGTACTGTTGATGCGCCGGATATGCCGTTGAGTCAGTATCTGCGGCTGCTGAAGGTGGATGGGACGTTTGTGCAGGTCGGGGCGCCTGAGAAGCCGCTTCCACAGTTGAcagctttttctttgattcaGAAGGGGGTGAAGGTTACTGGGTCGAATATTGGTTCGCCGGAGGATATTCGCCTCATGCTGCAGTTGGCGGCTGAGAAGCGTGTGTTGCCGTGGATTCAGAAGAGGCCGATGGAGGATGTAAATGCTGCGTTGGCTGATATGGATGCTGGTAAAGCACGGTATCGATACGTGTTGGTCAATGAGACGGAGAAGCAAGCGAAGTTGTAG
- a CDS encoding uncharacterized protein (predicted protein), whose product MNPSKSISDQESFDGSLLNSSSNSRLFHVYHTLWRYDYTVTSDDKTPLFFVDTSSFTPKKPDLTFHAGTDKKAPVVGVSKFLHFSRHMKVGLGDPQSIDQVEWEDLISQNIRSNKYRWQMTVRGAYGAERRSFMWKRTHSVAVEGSSASKWSSRNFKLVDEQTGQIVAIFTSTAFKSVKKSGKLQIDSTNYGEEFDLMVLITGLSLYEKQRRRDNSNGGGGGGGGG is encoded by the coding sequence ATGAATCCATCCAAGTCCATTTCGGATCAGGAGTCTTTCGATGGAAGTCTCTTGAACTCAAGCAGCAACTCTCGCCTCTTTCATGTATACCATACTTTGTGGCGCTATGATTACACCGTGACTTCGGACGACAAGAcacctcttttctttgtggaTACGTCGTCTTTCACCCCAAAGAAGCCAGACCTCACATTCCATGCTGGCACTGATAAGAAGGCCCCTGTTGTGGGCGTCTCCAAATTCCTACATTTTTCAAGGCACATGAAAGTAGGGCTTGGTGACCCGCAGAGTATCGACCAAGTTGAGTGGGAGGACCTTATCTCTCAAAACATCAGGAGCAACAAATACCGCTGGCAAATGACAGTCCGGGGTGCCTATGGAGCAGAACGACGGTCTTTTATGTGGAAGAGAACACACTCTGTTGCGGTCGAGGGCTCCTCCGCATCTAAATGGAGTAGTCGCAACTTCAAGCTGGTCGATGAGCAAACCGGTCAGATTGTTGCAATCTTTACCAGCACTGCTTTCAAAAGCGTCAAGAAAAGCGGCAAACTCCAAATCGACTCGACGAACTATGGCGAGGAGTTTGATCTGATGGTCCTTATCACTGGGCTTTCTCTGTACGAGAAACAAAGACGGCGCGACAATAGCAATGGAGGTGGcgggggtggtggaggaggttaA